A single window of Sulfitobacter sp. JL08 DNA harbors:
- a CDS encoding trypsin-like serine peptidase, with translation MIRAKGVDSVVICTGTLVAPDLVVTSAHCTDKTAGLLKDIEFVAGLNGTRFLANSGAAEVLRHPKLDHATGRGKFRYDVAVIRLGRPVPEERVQPINLMHSDAVLPAQAALIGYRSTDLKLLHGRFDCALSQTLWSTLVSSTCPASQGNSGGAMLAKTGQEWRLAGVIVAASQHDTTSFIVLLDQWLRDQVDAALRRQAKRSAKVQ, from the coding sequence TTGATCCGCGCCAAGGGAGTGGATTCGGTTGTGATCTGCACCGGCACGCTCGTTGCGCCGGACCTCGTTGTGACGTCAGCGCATTGTACCGATAAAACTGCGGGCCTGTTAAAAGACATCGAATTTGTCGCGGGTTTGAACGGAACACGGTTCCTTGCCAATAGTGGCGCGGCCGAGGTCCTCCGGCATCCGAAGTTGGATCATGCGACAGGTCGCGGAAAATTCCGCTATGATGTGGCTGTCATCCGGCTGGGGCGGCCCGTACCGGAAGAACGGGTGCAACCAATAAACCTCATGCACAGTGACGCGGTTTTGCCGGCGCAGGCCGCCTTGATCGGGTACAGGTCGACAGACCTAAAGCTGTTGCACGGACGTTTTGATTGTGCGCTCTCGCAGACCTTATGGAGTACGCTTGTTTCGTCAACTTGCCCGGCATCTCAGGGAAATTCAGGCGGCGCCATGCTTGCGAAGACGGGTCAAGAGTGGCGTCTTGCTGGCGTGATTGTTGCTGCGTCCCAGCATGATACAACGTCTTTTATCGTGTTATTGGATCAGTGGCTTCGCGACCAGGTCGACGCAGCCTTGCGTCGTCAGGCCAAGCGGTCGGCCAAAGTACAGTAG
- a CDS encoding FecR domain-containing protein, which produces MSILVASPALAEVGFVLQVTNGQIIRNGSPVEIDEGSLVEEGDVLATEPDGLIQVELIDGTNFVVYADSTINIDTALIGSDESTFESLAVGISGGIFRLVSGSSDAEAFEITTPNATMGIRGTIVEYNYTAPFTYILGTDQESTIRLNDANGRPIESSGVVNPGACNMFRVGPAGIEEIPQPNLRETMPSACHRQEIFLTRHRSGGSCAPELLCDDFDPAFDENIDELLAEVEEINEDLEAQSGEEELEEDPENENEADEDGVEEDDAEEGEEESDEEGEENDSESEEQQEGLEEGSLNPENFLEPRLQAPPPILGPIPATAPALIPNQRSGPTTQTVTQSGGGSFAGRGSSGVLGSFGSFGTTTVFYPRSNRIGQPASSEDCVEPNSTSNICN; this is translated from the coding sequence GTGTCGATCCTTGTTGCGTCGCCTGCGCTGGCCGAAGTGGGCTTTGTATTGCAAGTCACAAATGGCCAGATTATCCGAAATGGAAGCCCTGTTGAAATTGATGAAGGGTCCTTGGTCGAAGAAGGAGATGTTCTGGCGACTGAGCCCGACGGCTTGATACAGGTCGAGTTGATAGATGGCACAAATTTTGTCGTTTATGCCGACAGCACAATCAATATCGATACGGCGTTGATCGGAAGCGATGAAAGCACATTCGAATCACTGGCCGTTGGCATTTCAGGCGGTATTTTTCGTCTAGTGTCTGGATCCAGCGACGCCGAAGCCTTCGAAATTACAACTCCGAACGCCACGATGGGGATCCGGGGTACGATTGTCGAATATAACTACACGGCGCCTTTCACCTACATCCTAGGGACCGATCAGGAAAGCACGATACGGCTGAACGATGCCAATGGAAGACCGATCGAGTCCAGCGGTGTTGTAAACCCAGGCGCATGCAACATGTTTCGCGTTGGACCTGCCGGTATTGAAGAAATCCCACAGCCAAATCTGCGAGAAACGATGCCCTCGGCCTGTCACCGTCAGGAAATCTTCCTGACTCGGCATCGCAGTGGCGGCAGCTGTGCCCCGGAATTGCTTTGCGATGATTTCGATCCGGCGTTTGATGAAAATATAGACGAACTCCTTGCGGAGGTTGAAGAGATTAACGAAGACTTGGAAGCGCAATCCGGGGAAGAAGAGCTTGAAGAGGATCCCGAAAACGAAAATGAGGCGGACGAAGACGGTGTAGAAGAAGACGACGCAGAAGAAGGCGAAGAAGAATCTGACGAAGAAGGCGAAGAAAACGATAGCGAATCTGAAGAGCAGCAAGAGGGACTGGAAGAGGGCTCTCTTAACCCTGAGAACTTCCTGGAGCCGCGCCTCCAAGCGCCGCCGCCGATCTTGGGTCCCATTCCTGCGACTGCGCCTGCGCTGATCCCCAACCAACGTTCCGGCCCGACTACGCAAACGGTCACGCAAAGTGGCGGCGGATCATTTGCAGGACGGGGTAGTTCCGGCGTATTGGGCAGCTTTGGAAGCTTTGGTACAACGACCGTTTTTTATCCCAGATCCAATAGAATCGGCCAGCCCGCGTCTTCGGAAGATTGCGTCGAGCCAAACAGTACCTCCAATATATGTAACTAA
- a CDS encoding O-antigen ligase family protein, with product MIEKPLKMVQGILGLLALVAVLASVLLQGGNTPIAWSLLALVLLSVLFIQMFIGQMTPVPLAVQRLVFPGLLFLGALGWAWVQAGTAFDPDYAHPFWSYVPASPPSISADPGQGRHALMRLLCYASIFLVMVWTCIDAQRAALALKGIAIFSMVISAYGLFAFATGYNFFLEDFATASLVQSTFVNRNNFATYGIFGVFANLAAVLHASTRQPNTLKAQLEGFFSGTWIYALGFLVCVGAVSLTQSRAGAIAGLFGLAVFLWAWPKGKARIWDKVMLALLVAILFFLALTSATGLTERLIATSAEEARFVIYPIVVEAIADRPLLGHGLGAFHDAFRPYVPMDVSGREWVYAHNTYLELIFGLGLPAATAFFLALILIFWRIYQGARKRRTNRVFSCFALACAATAAFHSAFDFSLQMPAVAGLFAAILGMGFAQSFTFSERKRTDAKEKRARNF from the coding sequence ATGATCGAAAAACCTCTCAAGATGGTCCAGGGCATCTTAGGCTTATTGGCTTTGGTCGCGGTTCTGGCGTCCGTGTTGCTTCAGGGGGGCAACACTCCGATTGCCTGGTCGCTGCTTGCTCTGGTGCTTCTGTCCGTGCTTTTTATTCAGATGTTTATCGGCCAGATGACGCCCGTCCCCTTGGCCGTCCAAAGGCTGGTTTTTCCGGGGCTGCTCTTTCTGGGCGCATTGGGGTGGGCCTGGGTGCAGGCCGGGACGGCGTTTGACCCGGATTACGCGCATCCGTTCTGGTCTTATGTGCCTGCGTCCCCTCCGTCCATATCCGCGGACCCGGGGCAGGGTAGGCACGCCCTCATGCGATTGCTCTGCTACGCCTCGATTTTTCTGGTGATGGTATGGACCTGTATCGACGCGCAGCGCGCCGCTCTGGCGCTCAAAGGAATAGCGATTTTCTCTATGGTGATTTCGGCCTACGGTCTCTTTGCATTCGCAACAGGATACAATTTCTTTCTAGAGGATTTTGCAACCGCGTCACTGGTCCAATCTACATTTGTGAATCGCAACAACTTTGCGACGTATGGCATTTTTGGCGTCTTCGCAAATCTTGCCGCTGTACTGCATGCTTCAACCCGTCAACCAAATACGCTCAAGGCGCAACTCGAAGGGTTTTTCTCGGGCACCTGGATCTACGCTCTGGGGTTCCTCGTGTGCGTTGGAGCGGTTTCCCTTACACAGTCGCGGGCGGGTGCCATTGCGGGGCTCTTCGGTCTTGCAGTCTTCCTGTGGGCCTGGCCGAAGGGTAAGGCGCGCATTTGGGATAAAGTCATGCTGGCCTTGTTGGTCGCCATTCTTTTCTTTTTGGCACTGACAAGTGCCACCGGGCTCACAGAGCGCCTAATTGCCACCAGCGCCGAAGAGGCGCGATTTGTCATTTATCCCATTGTGGTCGAGGCCATCGCCGATCGCCCCCTGCTGGGCCACGGGCTGGGCGCTTTTCACGATGCCTTCAGACCCTACGTCCCGATGGACGTTTCCGGCCGTGAATGGGTGTACGCGCACAATACCTATCTGGAATTGATTTTCGGCCTAGGACTGCCGGCGGCGACCGCTTTTTTTCTGGCACTGATCCTGATCTTCTGGCGCATTTACCAGGGCGCGCGCAAACGCCGGACTAACAGGGTTTTTTCCTGTTTTGCACTTGCTTGTGCTGCAACAGCCGCTTTTCATTCAGCCTTTGACTTTAGTCTGCAGATGCCGGCTGTGGCTGGCCTTTTTGCCGCCATCCTTGGCATGGGGTTCGCGCAAAGTTTTACGTTTTCGGAGAGAAAGCGCACCGACGCCAAAGAAAAAAGGGCGCGTAATTTCTGA
- a CDS encoding tetratricopeptide repeat protein yields MKLARMMTLVLLVFSGSIVWKTLTQTPAFNPQLVSDTIIGEGRLFNSHFMYDRGAYEYQRGFGYLTTTEKTPGFRSATEESASPEALKYRAYKAMDALETAVGLDPGNARAWVALAWARASVDDFPGSIGALRVSWEVAPNNRTLAIRRLNLVGIMTASDTNPVELTEQDWMAVLQDTDVLEEFEPRRFENLKSQYPGMFQVALGKVSN; encoded by the coding sequence ATGAAGCTTGCACGCATGATGACGCTTGTGCTTCTTGTTTTCTCGGGCTCGATTGTGTGGAAAACACTTACACAAACACCAGCATTCAACCCCCAACTGGTTTCCGACACCATCATTGGGGAAGGACGGCTCTTCAACAGCCACTTCATGTATGACCGTGGCGCATATGAGTACCAACGCGGCTTTGGGTATCTTACCACAACAGAAAAGACGCCGGGTTTTCGCAGTGCTACCGAAGAGAGCGCGTCCCCTGAGGCGCTCAAGTACCGCGCCTACAAGGCCATGGATGCGTTGGAAACGGCCGTTGGTCTCGATCCCGGCAACGCGCGGGCCTGGGTTGCGCTGGCCTGGGCGCGCGCAAGCGTTGACGATTTTCCCGGCAGTATCGGCGCCTTGCGTGTCTCATGGGAAGTCGCGCCCAACAATAGAACACTCGCCATCAGGCGGTTGAACCTTGTTGGCATCATGACGGCGTCAGACACGAACCCGGTGGAACTCACTGAACAGGATTGGATGGCGGTTTTGCAGGATACGGACGTTCTTGAAGAGTTCGAACCACGCAGGTTCGAAAATTTGAAAAGCCAATATCCTGGCATGTTTCAAGTAGCCTTGGGAAAAGTCAGCAACTGA